From the genome of Anoplopoma fimbria isolate UVic2021 breed Golden Eagle Sablefish chromosome 1, Afim_UVic_2022, whole genome shotgun sequence, one region includes:
- the slc6a4a gene encoding solute carrier family 6 member 4a, translating into METKDMMLTSMLTMDKGENEGEREKGREEVGGEEEGTQQENGRLMLADGLAERGPKSLTSGSGQQVSNGFTTSTPQSPKEGPGTAACSGGTASGPGGGTGSSVPPGGLRTLVVQQTSLERPRETWSKKMDFLLSVIGYAVDLGNVWRFPYICYQNGGGAFLLPYLLMAVFGGVPLFYMELALGQFHRSGCISIWKHICPIFKGIGFAICIIALYIAFYYNTIMAWALYYLLSSFRPTLPWTTCTNSWNTANCNRYMSTDHNVTWSNSSTSPAEEFYTRQVLQVHLSPGLHQLGSVSWQLALCLLFIFIIVYFSIWKGVKTSGKVVWVTATFPYLVLLVLLIRGATLPGAWRGVVFYLKPDWQKLLSTTVWIDAAAQIFFSLGPGFGVLLAFASYNPFHNNCYKDALVTSSVNCLTSFLSGFVIFTVLGYMAEMRHQEVDTVAKDAGPSLLFIIYAEAIANMPAATFFSIIFFLMIIMLGLDSTFAGLEGVITAMLDEFPHVLAKRREWFVLGLVCVCFLGALSTLTYGGAFVVKLFEEYATGPAVITVVLLEVIAVSWFYGTNRFCNDIQLMLGFYPGCFWRICWVAICPIFLLFIIISFLAFPPEVRLFDYHFPPWTTVLGYCIGVSSFICVPVYMVYYLLSAKGTFKQRLLKSITPEPSGNQHRDFIVTNAV; encoded by the exons ATGGAGACAAAAGATATGATGCTGACGAGCATGTTGACAATGGACAAAGGGgagaatgagggagagagggagaaagggagagaggaggtggggggagaagaggaggggacaCAGCAGGAAAATGGTAGACTGATGCTGGCTGACGGTCTTGCAGAGAGAGGACCCAAGAGCCTGACTTCTGGCTCCGGACAGCAGGTGTCCAATGGCTTCACCACATCCACCCCTCAAAGCCCCAAGGAGGGACCAGGGACCGCGGCTTGCTCCGGAGGCACAGCCTCTGGACCCGGAGGAGGAACCGGGTCCTCAGTGCCGCCAGGAGGCCTCAGGACTCTGGTGGTCCAACAGACCAGCTTGGAGAGGCCCCGAGAAACCTGGAGCAAGAAGATGGACTTCTTGCTCTCCGTGATCGGCTACGCTGTGGATCTGGGAAATGTGTGGCGCTTCCCATACATCTGCTACCAaaatggaggag GTGCCTTTTTGCTGCCCTACCTGTTGATGGCGGTGTTCGGAGGTGTCCCTCTCTTCTACATGGAGCTGGCTCTCGGCCAGTTCCACCGCAGCGGCTGCATCTCCATCTGGAAACACATCTGCCCCATCTTCAAAG GGATCGGCTTCGCCATCTGCATCATAGCCCTCTACATCGCCTTCTACTACAACACCATCATGGCCTGGGCCTTGTATTACCTGCTGTCATCGTTTCGGCCCACTCTGCCCTGGACCACCTGCACCAACAGCTGGAACACGGCCAACTGTAACCGCTACATGTCCACCGACCACAACGTGACCTGGTCcaactcctccacctcccccgcCGAGGAGTTCTATAC TCGCCAGGTGTTGCAAGTCCACCTCTCCCCAGGTCTGCACCAGCTGGGCTCTGTCAGCTGGCAGCTGGCCCTCTGCctgctcttcatcttcatcatcgtctACTTCAGCATCTGGAAGGGAGTCAAGACGTCTGGAAAG GTGGTTTGGGTGACTGCTACCTTTCCTTACCTGGTCCTCCTTGTGTTGCTCATCCGAGGGGCCACTCTGCCAGGGGCCTGGAGGGGCGTGGTCTTCTACCTCAAACCTGATTGGCAGAAGCTTCTTAGCACTACA GTGTGGATTGATGCTGCCGCTCAGATCTTCTTCTCGCTGGGTCCGGGGTTTGGCGTGCTCCTTGCCTTTGCCAGCTACAACCCGTTTCACAACAACTGCTACAA AGATGCTTTGGTCACCAGCTCTGTGAACTGCCTGACCAGCTTTCTGTCTGGCTTTGTCATCTTTACCGTTCTGGGCTACATGGCTGAGATGAGGCATCAGGAAGTGGATACTGTGGCCAAGGATGCTG GTCCAAGTCTGCTGTTCATCATTTACGCAGAAGCCATAGCAAATATGCCTGCTGCTACTTTCTTTTCCATCATATTCTTCCTCATGATCATTATGTTGGGTCTGGACAGCACG tttGCAGGGTTGGAGGGCGTGATCACAGCTATGCTGGATGAGTTCCCTCATGTCCTCGCTAAGAGACGAGAGTGGTTCGTGTTAGGCCTGGTGTGCGTCTGCTTCCTGGGGGCTCTCTCCACACTCACATAT GGAGGAGCGTTTGTGGTCAAGCTGTTTGAGGAGTACGCCACAGGCCCCGCGGTCATCACCGTGGTCCTGCTGGAAGTCATCGCCGTTTCCTGGTTCTACG gtaCCAACCGTTTCTGTAATGACATCCAGCTCATGCTTGGTTTTTACCCGGGGTGTTTCTGGAGGATCTGCTGGGTGGCCATCTGCCCCATCTTCCTGCTG ttcatcatcatcagttttCTGGCCTTCCCTCCGGAGGTCAGGTTGTTCGACTATCACTTCCCGCCATGGACCACGGTCCTGGGCTACTGCATCGGGGTGTCTTCATTCATCTGTGTGCCTGTTTATATGGTCTACTACTTGCTCAGTGCCAAGGGAACGTTCAAACAG CGTCTGTTAAAGAGTATCACTCCAGAGCCCAGCGGAAACCAACACAGAGACTTCATTGTCACAAACGCAGTCTGA